A part of Arachis hypogaea cultivar Tifrunner chromosome 12, arahy.Tifrunner.gnm2.J5K5, whole genome shotgun sequence genomic DNA contains:
- the LOC112730122 gene encoding uncharacterized protein — MANQLAESVVEMGDQVCLDDILMEIFTQTDPKTVAKCRTTSTTWRVRLSSDEFRRDNTIANSGKHHKLLLLIGDQETYCSRVSFCLVDCLDGGRVPAPMLKQLGPRGWWSVIGSDCGMICVRYSRAGFDKGLMVWNPLLRVARQLDDPADTLWKQAVIGYAFGYRAGTENYYVVHISKRYLKNRFLHCNVFNSADGL, encoded by the coding sequence ATGGCAAATCAGTTGGCGGAGTCAGTGGTTGAGATGGGTGACCAGGTCTGTCTGGACGATATATTGATGGAGATATTCACCCAGACAGACCCGAAGACGGTAGCGAAATGCAGAACCACAAGCACAACTTGGCGTGTCCGACTGTCTTCCGACGAATTTAGGAGGGACAACACGATCGCAAACAGCGGGAAACACCACAAGCTGTTGCTCCTGATTGGTGACCAAGAGACGTATTGTTCAAGAGTATCTTTCTGTCTTGTGGACTGTCTAGACGGAGGAAGAGTACCCGCGCCAATGCTAAAACAGCTGGGTCCTCGCGGATGGTGGAGTGTCATCGGCTCAGATTGTGGTATGATCTGTGTCCGGTATAGCCGGGCTGGTTTTGATAAGGGACTGATGGTATGGAACCCACTGCTGCGAGTCGCTCGACAACTGGACGATCCGGCAGACACTCTATGGAAACAAGCCGTTATCGGATACGCATTTGGATATCGGGCGGGAACTGAAAATTACTACGTCGTCCATATTTCAAAGAGGTATCTCAAAAACAGGTTCTTGCACTGCAATGTTTTCAATTCCGCAGATGGATTATGA